In a genomic window of Pseudomonas putida:
- the amn gene encoding AMP nucleosidase, giving the protein MKLCKSEHRMLIVTEAFIVVQTAEQAVDQLAYLHHRATDALSQALKRYLKDRIEPDAEQRAMFRYPELRLTYHCQGEVPQTTRAYAKVQLPGTYRVTVTHPTAFRKYLLEQLVPLMHDFTVTVEVGISEQNIPYPYVVEQGDELAGSGVTAAVLARVFPSTDLSAASDGIADGLYDWENTDPLPLALFDAARVDFSLRRLVHYTGSDWRHVQPWILLTNYHRYVDQFIVHGLERLRSDPRFVRMVLPGNVIIEKSMDHGEASAIAAGVVWHRYQMPAYHLIANDGHGVTLVNIGVGPSNAKNITDHLAVLRPHCWLMIGHCGGLRQSQTIGDYVLAHAYMRRDGILDRVVPPNIPIPALAEVQMALQQAAANITGEKGDELKKRLRTGTVLTYDDRNWELRWAQERPLINLSRAVAVDMESGTIAAQGYRLRVPYGTLLCVSDKPLHSEIKLPGSANAFYERAVSQHLKIGLEAVDLLRTELNSLHSRKLRSFDEPPFR; this is encoded by the coding sequence ATGAAGCTCTGCAAGTCAGAACACAGGATGCTGATCGTGACCGAAGCTTTTATTGTCGTTCAAACCGCCGAGCAAGCCGTGGATCAGCTTGCGTATTTGCACCATCGCGCAACCGATGCGCTGAGCCAGGCGCTCAAGCGCTACCTCAAGGACCGTATCGAGCCGGACGCCGAACAACGGGCGATGTTTCGTTATCCCGAGCTGCGCCTGACCTACCACTGCCAGGGCGAAGTCCCGCAGACCACTCGCGCCTACGCCAAGGTCCAGTTACCTGGCACCTACCGGGTCACCGTCACTCATCCCACCGCGTTCCGTAAGTACCTGCTGGAACAGCTGGTGCCGCTGATGCACGACTTCACCGTGACCGTGGAAGTCGGGATCAGCGAGCAGAACATTCCTTATCCGTATGTGGTGGAGCAGGGCGATGAACTGGCCGGCTCCGGCGTTACTGCGGCGGTGCTGGCGCGGGTGTTCCCGAGTACCGACCTGTCGGCGGCGAGCGATGGCATTGCCGATGGCCTGTACGATTGGGAAAACACCGATCCGCTGCCCCTGGCCCTGTTCGACGCGGCGCGGGTGGATTTCTCCCTGCGCCGCCTGGTGCATTACACCGGCAGCGACTGGCGCCATGTACAGCCGTGGATCCTGCTGACCAACTACCACCGTTACGTCGACCAGTTCATCGTCCATGGCCTGGAGCGGTTGCGCAGCGATCCGCGTTTCGTACGCATGGTGTTGCCGGGCAACGTGATCATTGAAAAAAGCATGGACCATGGCGAAGCCTCGGCGATTGCCGCGGGTGTGGTCTGGCACCGCTACCAGATGCCGGCCTATCACCTGATCGCCAATGATGGCCACGGCGTGACGCTGGTGAACATCGGCGTCGGCCCGTCCAACGCCAAGAACATCACTGACCACCTGGCCGTGTTGCGTCCGCATTGCTGGCTGATGATCGGTCACTGCGGCGGCTTGCGTCAGTCGCAGACCATCGGTGACTACGTGCTGGCGCACGCTTACATGCGCCGCGACGGGATTCTCGACCGCGTGGTGCCGCCGAACATCCCGATTCCGGCTCTTGCCGAAGTGCAGATGGCCTTGCAGCAGGCGGCGGCGAACATCACCGGTGAAAAGGGCGACGAGCTGAAGAAGCGCCTGCGCACCGGCACCGTGCTGACCTACGACGACCGCAACTGGGAGCTGCGCTGGGCCCAGGAGCGTCCGCTGATCAACCTGTCCCGCGCCGTGGCGGTGGACATGGAAAGCGGCACCATCGCCGCCCAGGGTTATCGCCTGCGGGTGCCGTACGGCACGCTGCTCTGCGTCTCGGACAAGCCGCTGCACAGCGAAATCAAGTTGCCGGGTTCGGCCAACGCCTTCTATGAACGCGCGGTCAGCCAGCACTTGAAGATCGGCCTAGAGGCGGTGGATCTGCTGCGTACCGAACTCAACTCGCTGCACTCGCGCAAACTGCGCAGCTTCGACGAACCGCCGTTCCGCTGA
- a CDS encoding acyl-CoA dehydrogenase family protein — protein sequence MNLHQFAETHDVTNQPPSLDGANLYRIDLPLQEWSRRFGAGWAQSRIEAYGALAGGPLMEAGFAANQNKPVFNSHDRYGHRIDLVEFHPAYHQLMRTAIEHGLTSLPWAHPQDGAHVARASMTYLHSQAEAGSGCPLTMTFASVPAMRLQPDLAEKWLPKILATEYDPRNVGMAHKAGVTIGMAMTEKQGGTDVRANTTKAFPVGASGPGQAYELVGHKWFCSAPMCDAFLTLAQTDKGLTCFLLPRHRPDDTRNQFYIQRLKNKLGNCSNASSEVEFRGALAWMVGEEGRGVPTIIEMVAMTRFDCMVGSSALMRQALTQASHHCAHRSVGGKLLSEQPLMQNVLADLALESEAALALSLRMGRALDHLDDSQEAKFARLVTAVGKYWICKRAPAMINEAAECMGGAGYVEDSILPRLYREAPVNSTWEGSGNVQCLDVLRALSKEPGVLDALFNEMGDGHGDKRLAAHISQLQAAFKDTSDIQYRARQLTEDIALGLQAKLLLEAGNAAVSDAFIASRLNGGGRVYGALPRGLDVEAIVARSTPQGF from the coding sequence ATGAACCTGCATCAGTTCGCCGAAACCCACGACGTGACCAATCAGCCACCGTCACTGGATGGCGCCAACCTGTATCGCATTGATCTGCCATTGCAGGAGTGGTCGCGGCGCTTCGGAGCCGGTTGGGCCCAGTCGCGGATCGAGGCGTATGGCGCTCTGGCGGGCGGGCCGTTGATGGAAGCGGGATTTGCGGCCAATCAGAACAAGCCGGTGTTCAACAGCCACGACCGCTATGGTCATCGGATCGACCTGGTGGAGTTTCACCCCGCCTATCACCAGTTGATGCGCACAGCGATCGAACATGGCTTGACCTCGCTGCCCTGGGCGCATCCGCAGGACGGCGCCCATGTCGCCCGTGCCTCCATGACCTATCTGCACAGTCAGGCCGAGGCTGGCAGCGGCTGTCCGTTGACCATGACCTTCGCCAGCGTCCCGGCGATGCGCCTGCAACCGGATCTGGCCGAAAAATGGCTGCCGAAGATTCTTGCCACCGAATACGACCCGCGTAACGTCGGCATGGCACACAAGGCCGGCGTGACCATCGGCATGGCGATGACCGAAAAGCAGGGCGGCACCGACGTGCGGGCCAACACCACCAAGGCGTTCCCGGTGGGCGCCAGTGGTCCCGGCCAGGCCTATGAACTGGTGGGGCACAAGTGGTTCTGCTCGGCGCCGATGTGTGACGCCTTCCTGACCCTGGCCCAGACCGACAAAGGCCTGACCTGCTTCCTGCTGCCACGTCATCGCCCGGATGACACGCGCAACCAGTTCTATATCCAGCGTTTGAAAAACAAGCTCGGCAACTGCTCCAACGCTTCCAGCGAGGTGGAGTTCCGCGGTGCTTTGGCGTGGATGGTCGGTGAAGAAGGGCGCGGTGTGCCGACCATCATCGAGATGGTCGCCATGACCCGTTTCGATTGCATGGTCGGCTCGAGTGCCTTGATGCGCCAGGCATTGACCCAGGCCAGCCATCACTGCGCGCACCGTTCGGTTGGTGGCAAGTTGCTCAGCGAACAGCCATTGATGCAGAACGTGCTGGCCGATCTGGCGCTGGAAAGCGAAGCGGCACTGGCCTTGAGCCTGCGCATGGGCCGGGCGCTGGATCATCTGGATGATTCCCAAGAGGCGAAATTCGCCCGGCTGGTGACGGCGGTGGGCAAGTACTGGATCTGCAAGCGGGCGCCGGCCATGATCAACGAAGCCGCTGAATGCATGGGCGGCGCGGGTTATGTCGAAGACAGCATCCTGCCAAGGCTGTATCGCGAAGCGCCGGTCAATTCGACCTGGGAAGGTTCAGGCAACGTGCAATGCCTGGATGTGCTGCGCGCTCTGTCGAAAGAGCCGGGCGTATTGGATGCACTGTTTAACGAGATGGGCGATGGTCATGGCGACAAACGGCTCGCGGCGCACATCAGCCAGTTGCAGGCGGCGTTCAAGGACACCAGCGACATTCAGTATCGCGCCCGGCAGCTGACCGAAGACATTGCCCTGGGGCTTCAGGCCAAGCTGTTGCTGGAGGCGGGGAATGCGGCGGTGAGTGATGCGTTCATTGCCAGTCGTCTGAATGGCGGTGGGCGGGTTTATGGTGCGCTGCCTCGTGGATTGGATGTAGAGGCGATTGTCGCCCGGTCGACGCCGCAAGGTTTCTGA